A genomic region of Thermodesulfobium narugense DSM 14796 contains the following coding sequences:
- a CDS encoding efflux RND transporter periplasmic adaptor subunit — MFKGLKSFRFYFIFFLISLFAVFLISGCSSNHPEKIENKTIKDVKLQTVNESNLPKYLEASGTVKAKIISVITSKVMGTITSINVKDGDRVSEGEVLLTIYDQDASERVRQAEKNLDAAKLNLSLSNATYMRYKALYDEKALSQQEMDQITTQKELAQTNYERAKAALEEARVMRSFYTVTSPISGIVSSKKVDVGTTAMPGMPLLNVENTSSFELDANVDSKYSQDLKVGSPVKVKIDSMPEIEGKISEIVPSVDPMSRSFVVKVDLGSGNFKSGMYGKAYFNIGTKRAVVIPETAIVRKGGLIGVYVVDDKGIVSYRMVKLGETYKNTVEVLSGLSNGERIIVEGTENAFDGAIVKGS; from the coding sequence ATGTTTAAAGGTTTGAAATCATTTCGTTTTTATTTCATATTTTTCTTAATATCATTATTTGCTGTTTTTCTAATTTCAGGATGTTCTTCAAATCACCCAGAGAAGATTGAAAATAAAACTATAAAGGATGTAAAACTTCAAACGGTAAATGAAAGTAATTTGCCGAAGTATTTAGAAGCATCAGGTACAGTAAAGGCTAAAATAATAAGTGTTATTACAAGCAAAGTTATGGGGACTATTACTTCTATTAACGTTAAAGACGGAGATAGGGTTTCAGAGGGAGAAGTACTTTTGACGATTTACGATCAGGATGCATCTGAAAGGGTAAGACAGGCTGAAAAAAATCTGGATGCTGCAAAACTAAATTTATCATTAAGTAATGCAACCTATATGAGATATAAGGCACTGTATGATGAGAAGGCTTTGAGCCAGCAGGAGATGGATCAAATTACGACACAAAAAGAACTAGCACAAACTAATTATGAAAGAGCAAAGGCAGCCTTGGAGGAAGCAAGAGTTATGAGGAGTTTTTATACTGTAACGTCGCCCATTTCTGGAATTGTATCTTCCAAAAAGGTTGATGTTGGTACTACTGCAATGCCTGGTATGCCCCTACTTAATGTAGAGAATACTTCTAGCTTTGAATTAGACGCTAACGTCGATTCCAAATATTCTCAAGATTTAAAAGTTGGTTCACCTGTAAAGGTAAAAATTGATTCTATGCCTGAAATTGAGGGTAAGATATCTGAAATAGTACCTTCGGTAGATCCGATGTCTAGATCCTTTGTAGTAAAAGTAGATCTTGGTTCTGGCAATTTTAAAAGTGGAATGTATGGGAAGGCATATTTTAATATAGGAACAAAAAGAGCAGTTGTCATACCAGAAACAGCTATTGTAAGAAAAGGCGGTTTAATTGGTGTGTATGTAGTTGACGATAAAGGAATTGTAAGCTATAGGATGGTTAAGCTAGGTGAAACATATAAAAATACTGTGGAAGTATTATCAGGGCTTTCTAATGGTGAAAGAATAATTGTTGAAGGCACTGAAAATGCTTTTGACGGTGCCATTGTAAAAGGAAGTTAG
- a CDS encoding NuoF family protein: MKFYRIHALVCAGTQCLAAGGNSFKNALEDEIKKHDLTNEVIVVETGCMGSCQLGPRMVVYPEGIMYTKLKPEDGKEIVEEHFIKGVPVRRLSWEQEGKQFLTLEETPFFSKQTRIVLRNCGFINPEDITEYIAQGGYESLGKALTSMSSADVIKIIKDSLLRGRGGAGFPTGLKWELAKKQTSDIKYIICNADEGDPGAYMNRSVLEGDPHSVLEGMTIAGYAVGAQKGFIYIRAEYPLAVKRLQIAIKQAKEIGLLGKNILGTNFSFDIELRIGAGAFVCGEETALINSTEGKRGEPRKKPPYPIEIGLFGRPTVINNVETLANVPIIIEKGANFFKQIGTEKSPGTKAFSLVGKVNIAGLIEVPLGTSLRTIVFDIGGGIPEGHTFKAAQTGGPSGGVIPANYIDIPMDYENLPQLGAIMGSGGLIVMDETSCMVDVAKFFLKFTVDESCGKCVPCREGTRQMLNILEKITRGGGTMKDLDLLEKLGNVIKSTSLCGLGQTAPNPVLSTLRHFRDEYISHVKDKKCPAKVCPMN, from the coding sequence ATGAAATTTTATAGGATTCATGCACTTGTTTGTGCTGGAACACAATGTCTTGCTGCAGGCGGCAATAGTTTTAAAAATGCTCTAGAAGATGAAATAAAAAAACATGATTTAACAAATGAAGTAATTGTTGTTGAAACTGGTTGCATGGGATCTTGTCAATTAGGACCAAGAATGGTTGTTTATCCAGAAGGAATTATGTATACAAAACTTAAACCTGAAGATGGAAAAGAAATTGTAGAAGAACATTTTATTAAAGGAGTTCCTGTTAGAAGACTTTCATGGGAACAAGAAGGAAAACAATTTTTAACTCTTGAGGAAACGCCCTTTTTTTCAAAACAAACAAGAATTGTATTAAGAAATTGTGGTTTTATAAATCCAGAAGACATAACAGAATATATTGCACAAGGAGGTTATGAATCATTAGGAAAAGCATTAACTTCTATGTCTTCAGCAGATGTAATAAAAATTATTAAAGATTCCTTGCTTCGTGGTCGAGGAGGTGCTGGATTCCCAACGGGTCTTAAGTGGGAGCTTGCAAAAAAACAAACATCAGATATCAAATATATTATATGTAACGCAGACGAAGGCGATCCGGGCGCTTATATGAACCGGTCTGTTCTTGAAGGGGATCCACATTCTGTTCTAGAAGGAATGACAATAGCAGGATATGCCGTAGGAGCACAAAAAGGATTTATCTACATCAGGGCAGAATATCCTCTTGCAGTAAAAAGGCTTCAAATTGCAATAAAACAAGCAAAAGAAATAGGCCTATTAGGAAAAAATATTCTTGGAACAAACTTTTCATTTGATATAGAGCTAAGGATAGGAGCAGGAGCATTTGTTTGCGGCGAGGAAACTGCCTTAATAAATTCTACTGAAGGCAAAAGAGGAGAACCTAGAAAGAAACCACCTTATCCTATTGAAATTGGCTTATTTGGAAGACCAACTGTTATAAATAACGTTGAAACCCTTGCTAATGTTCCAATTATTATTGAAAAGGGCGCAAACTTTTTCAAACAAATTGGCACCGAAAAGAGTCCTGGAACAAAAGCTTTTTCACTCGTAGGGAAAGTAAATATTGCAGGATTAATTGAAGTCCCTCTCGGAACATCTCTAAGAACAATAGTTTTTGACATTGGAGGGGGAATCCCAGAAGGTCACACATTTAAAGCGGCTCAAACAGGTGGTCCATCTGGGGGCGTTATTCCTGCTAATTACATAGATATTCCAATGGATTATGAAAATCTTCCTCAACTTGGAGCAATTATGGGTTCAGGAGGGTTAATTGTGATGGATGAAACAAGCTGTATGGTAGATGTAGCCAAATTTTTTTTGAAGTTTACTGTTGATGAGTCATGTGGCAAATGTGTTCCTTGTAGAGAAGGAACAAGACAAATGCTAAATATTTTAGAGAAAATAACTAGGGGAGGCGGGACCATGAAAGACCTTGATTTGCTTGAAAAGCTTGGCAACGTTATAAAATCAACTTCTCTATGTGGACTAGGTCAAACAGCCCCAAACCCAGTTTTATCAACTCTTAGACATTTTAGAGATGAATATATATCTCATGTGAAGGATAAGAAATGTCCAGCAAAAGTTTGTCCAATGAACTAA
- a CDS encoding TolC family protein encodes MRVIFFLLFFIFLTPKISFSAPMSLDLSEAIQYALVNNHELKSLSESIVSKEADLGIAQSSYLPKLSLSETYLRTNNPTYAFMAKLNEGRFTQNDFEINSLNNPSSINDYQTTFTVDQLIFSRKALLAIDMAKKELQAQKLNYQRKKEEIVYKVIKSYLEVQTAKEYLDVAQKALDDALEHEKIAKINYKVGLSVYSDVLRAETSVLAAKEKLVSAKKNFEISQRSLGLVLGIGENVVPSGNFDLPLKLQEEEYYKNASLSRADLKAIELRNKIAKKNIELATSSYLPYIGLSLTYQMNDHSSIFGSEGSSYQFLTYLSWNIFDGAKRENEIKKAKAEQKMVEENLKSLEDAISLEVYSSYLGVKEAKENLELAKGALVSAEEDTKIILHRYQNALSPFIDLLDAQTNLDNIRANLVDKENKYFMSLVDLDYKSGTLLSELGIK; translated from the coding sequence GTGAGAGTTATTTTTTTTCTACTTTTTTTTATTTTTTTAACTCCCAAAATTTCTTTTTCAGCGCCAATGAGCTTAGACTTAAGTGAAGCTATACAATATGCTTTAGTAAATAATCATGAATTAAAGTCTCTATCTGAGTCTATAGTTTCAAAAGAAGCAGATTTAGGGATTGCTCAAAGTAGTTATTTGCCAAAACTTTCTCTTAGTGAAACCTATTTAAGGACAAACAATCCTACGTACGCATTCATGGCAAAATTAAATGAAGGGAGATTTACTCAAAACGATTTTGAAATTAATTCTTTAAACAATCCATCATCTATTAACGATTATCAAACAACTTTTACCGTTGATCAGTTAATTTTTTCAAGAAAAGCACTGTTAGCTATTGACATGGCAAAAAAAGAACTTCAAGCACAAAAACTCAATTACCAGAGAAAAAAAGAAGAAATTGTTTATAAAGTTATAAAGAGTTATTTAGAGGTTCAAACTGCTAAAGAATACTTAGATGTAGCTCAAAAAGCTCTTGACGATGCTCTGGAACATGAAAAGATTGCAAAAATTAATTATAAAGTTGGTTTAAGCGTTTATTCAGATGTTTTAAGGGCTGAAACTTCTGTTTTGGCGGCAAAGGAAAAACTTGTAAGCGCTAAGAAGAATTTTGAAATATCGCAAAGATCTCTTGGTCTTGTACTGGGTATTGGGGAAAATGTAGTTCCATCTGGAAATTTTGATTTGCCTCTTAAGCTTCAAGAGGAAGAATATTATAAAAATGCAAGTCTTAGTAGGGCTGATTTAAAGGCAATTGAATTAAGAAACAAAATTGCAAAAAAGAATATTGAGTTAGCCACTTCTAGTTATTTACCTTATATAGGTCTTTCACTTACTTACCAGATGAATGATCACAGCAGTATTTTTGGTTCTGAAGGAAGTAGCTATCAGTTTTTAACATATTTAAGTTGGAATATTTTTGATGGAGCAAAAAGAGAAAACGAGATAAAAAAAGCTAAAGCTGAACAAAAGATGGTTGAGGAAAATCTAAAGTCTTTAGAAGATGCAATTTCCTTAGAGGTTTATAGTTCTTATCTTGGGGTAAAAGAAGCTAAAGAGAATTTAGAGCTTGCAAAGGGTGCCCTCGTTAGTGCAGAAGAAGATACAAAAATTATCTTACACAGATATCAAAACGCTCTTTCACCTTTTATTGATTTATTGGATGCTCAAACGAATTTGGATAATATAAGGGCAAATTTGGTTGATAAAGAAAATAAATATTTTATGTCTTTGGTTGATTTGGATTATAAAAGTGGAACTTTGCTTTCAGAATTAGGAATTAAGTAA
- a CDS encoding NADH-quinone oxidoreductase subunit NuoE family protein: MEITNFPAVDREIKKWGLRSESLIQILHGTQESIGYLPEEILSYIAEKLNISLSKIYGVVTFYNFFKLTKDAEHVITTCLGTACYVKGGEKILNALCNKLNIKPNEITKDNKFTVKTVRCVGCCGFAPVMIIDGKDIYGKLSENEAIEILERYMIP; the protein is encoded by the coding sequence ATGGAAATTACAAACTTTCCAGCAGTAGATAGAGAAATTAAAAAATGGGGCTTAAGGTCAGAATCTCTAATTCAAATTTTACACGGTACACAGGAATCAATAGGTTATCTTCCCGAAGAAATACTAAGCTACATCGCAGAAAAATTAAATATATCTTTGTCTAAAATTTATGGCGTTGTAACATTTTATAACTTCTTCAAACTTACAAAAGATGCTGAACACGTTATTACAACATGTTTAGGAACTGCATGTTATGTTAAGGGCGGAGAGAAAATATTAAATGCTTTGTGCAATAAATTAAATATTAAACCAAATGAGATTACAAAAGACAACAAATTTACAGTAAAAACTGTAAGGTGCGTCGGCTGCTGCGGTTTTGCACCAGTAATGATTATTGACGGGAAGGATATATATGGCAAGCTTTCTGAAAATGAGGCTATTGAAATCCTCGAAAGGTACATGATCCCATAA